The following is a genomic window from Nitrospira sp..
GAATATTAAAACCCCCTTGCCCTGCTGAATAAACAGTGCCGACTCCCCGGGTGATTTTTGATCCTTCAGGTGAACGACCCAGATGCCACCGGGAAGAAGCTCCTGATCCTTGAACGTCTTCGTCGCCGTCACATCCATCTGCGCGGCATCCGCCTCCGGCACGAACAGCTGGCATTTGAATTCTGCCTGTACCGTCGCCGCCTCGCGCACATGATCGCGGTTTGTCACGATGATGTAATCGACAGGGCCATTCCGGCGAATCATCGTGCTCGCCTCCGCCGTCATTGGAGGTGGATCGACGAGAATCTTGTGTTCGCCGACCGTCAGAAACAACCCGTTAAAATCGATCTGCTTCTCGTCGGAAAACCATGACCACTGCCAGATGCCTGGTAAAAGAGGTTTCATAGCAACCGCTACAGCGCCGCAATGGCATCGGTCACCGTTTTGGTGACCTTGGTCAGAATGCCGGCGTCATTGGGAAGGTCCAGAATATCGTCTTCGGATACCGTGATGAATTTCCGGTTCGTCCCTTTCGTGAGGGAGATCAAAAACATGCTGTTCGACGGTGTGACCGGAATCACCGTCTGCACCGCTCCATCCACACCCTTGATGACATCCAAGAACTTCTGCTTCCCTGCTTCCATCTCATCCATTGCTGACAATCCTTTATATATCGACACGCAGACCAGATCGAATCGCCTGACAGCATTACATCTTCGCGGGGCTCGCCAGCAACTTCTCGACCTCTGCCG
Proteins encoded in this region:
- a CDS encoding hypothetical protein (Evidence 4 : Unknown function but conserved in other organisms; MaGe:77309908), with product MKPLLPGIWQWSWFSDEKQIDFNGLFLTVGEHKILVDPPPMTAEASTMIRRNGPVDYIIVTNRDHVREAATVQAEFKCQLFVPEADAAQMDVTATKTFKDQELLPGGIWVVHLKDQKSPGESALFIQQGKGVLIFGDALIGKPTGALSMLPAEKYADREKAREGLRRLLKYSFDSVLVGDGASILTGAKPILEQALQ
- a CDS encoding hypothetical protein (Evidence 4 : Unknown function but conserved in other organisms; MaGe:77309909); translated protein: MDEMEAGKQKFLDVIKGVDGAVQTVIPVTPSNSMFLISLTKGTNRKFITVSEDDILDLPNDAGILTKVTKTVTDAIAAL